In the genome of Actinomadura graeca, one region contains:
- a CDS encoding MFS transporter, producing the protein MNADSGADPRPAQAGAGTEAGEADLPAVHKAVVASAMGNCIEWFDFGVFSAGVMTSIIGTVFFPPDESGSATLRSFALIAAAFLARPFGGLFFGPMGDRLGRKKVLAVTILLMSGSTFVIGILPGYGTIGVAAPLLLLAVRLTQGFSTGGEYGGAATMIAEYAPTNRRGFFGSFLELGTLTGYIMGAGLVLLVDLALSDDQMHGWGWRIPFLIALPLGLVGLYVRTRIEDTPSFQHMEERGEKLRSPLKETLEHHWRPILMLIGIVVLLNVADYTLLTFMPSYLVDFLHMDDVTAQLITIGVEAAMIVVIVPLGALSDRIGRKPLLATAAVGYIVLAWPAFALMQTNHPAGVAAGYAIIGGLLVLILAVIGATFPAMFPTRVRYGAFAIGYNVSTSLFGGTAAVLVGSLIKATGSNYVPAYYLILVAVVALVPIVMIPETARVPIDKIGTKEAPEPAGSGARS; encoded by the coding sequence ATGAACGCTGATTCCGGCGCGGATCCGAGGCCGGCCCAGGCGGGGGCCGGGACGGAGGCGGGCGAGGCGGACCTGCCGGCGGTGCACAAGGCCGTCGTCGCGTCCGCCATGGGCAACTGCATCGAGTGGTTCGACTTCGGCGTGTTCAGCGCCGGGGTCATGACCTCGATCATCGGGACGGTGTTCTTCCCGCCCGACGAGTCGGGCAGCGCGACCCTGCGCTCCTTCGCGCTGATCGCGGCGGCCTTCCTCGCCCGTCCGTTCGGCGGGCTGTTCTTCGGCCCGATGGGCGACCGGCTCGGCCGCAAGAAGGTCCTGGCCGTCACGATCCTGCTGATGTCCGGCTCGACGTTCGTCATCGGGATCCTGCCCGGTTACGGCACGATCGGGGTCGCGGCGCCGCTGCTGCTGCTCGCGGTACGGCTGACGCAGGGGTTCTCGACGGGCGGCGAGTACGGCGGCGCGGCGACGATGATCGCCGAGTACGCGCCGACCAACCGGCGCGGGTTCTTCGGCAGCTTCCTGGAACTGGGCACGCTGACCGGCTACATCATGGGCGCCGGGCTCGTCCTGCTGGTGGACCTCGCGCTCTCGGACGACCAGATGCACGGCTGGGGCTGGCGCATCCCGTTCCTGATCGCGCTGCCGCTCGGCCTCGTCGGGCTCTACGTCCGCACGCGGATCGAGGACACCCCGTCGTTCCAGCACATGGAGGAGCGGGGCGAGAAGCTCCGGTCGCCGCTCAAAGAGACCCTGGAGCACCATTGGCGGCCGATCCTCATGCTGATCGGGATCGTCGTGCTGCTGAACGTCGCGGACTACACGCTGCTGACGTTCATGCCGTCCTACCTCGTCGACTTCCTGCACATGGACGACGTGACGGCGCAGCTGATCACCATCGGGGTGGAGGCGGCGATGATCGTGGTGATCGTGCCGCTCGGCGCGCTGTCGGACCGGATCGGCCGCAAGCCGCTGCTGGCCACAGCCGCCGTCGGCTACATCGTGCTGGCCTGGCCCGCGTTCGCGCTGATGCAGACGAACCACCCGGCGGGCGTGGCGGCGGGCTACGCGATCATCGGCGGGCTGCTGGTGCTGATCCTGGCGGTGATCGGGGCGACGTTCCCGGCGATGTTCCCGACGCGGGTGCGGTACGGGGCGTTCGCGATCGGCTACAACGTCTCCACATCGCTGTTCGGCGGGACCGCGGCCGTCCTGGTGGGGTCGCTCATCAAGGCGACGGGCTCCAACTACGTCCCGGCCTACTATCTGATCCTGGTGGCGGTCGTGGCGCTGGTCCCGATCGTCATGATCCCCGAGACGGCCCGGGTGCCGATCGACAAGATCGGGACGAAGGAGGCCCCGGAACCG